In Nicotiana tabacum cultivar K326 chromosome 2, ASM71507v2, whole genome shotgun sequence, the following proteins share a genomic window:
- the LOC107772310 gene encoding transcription factor MYB10-like isoform X1, protein MVRTPCVDKHGIKRGEWSKEEDNKLRAFVEKNGHPNWRQLPKYAGYFSGLLRCGKSCRLRWMNYLRPGLKKGNYSNEEEELIIKLHNELGNRWSAIAAKLPGRSDNDIKNQWHAHLKKRANIISSTSTEQFTESSQFVKSQNEHSSNYKVSEQEAGCDMKELQSASVNAVDTSVEVSSSDLYSSCSLLNGMDWIEEDHIRSMEKLPADFLNFCWTNPIDNFQTEPFDNFQTEPLDHFWRQPFF, encoded by the exons ATGGTGAGAACTCCTTGTGTTGACAAGCATGGAATTAAAAGAGGCGAATGGAGTAAAGAAGAAGACAACAAACTAAGAGCTTTTGTGGAAAAAAATGGTCATCCGAATTGGCGCCAATTGCCTAAATATGCTG GATATTTTTCAGGTCTATTGAGATGTGGGAAAAGCTGCAGACTGAGATGGATGAATTACTTGAGGCCCGGTTTGAAGAAAGGCAATTATAGCAATGAAGAAGAGGAGCTCATTATTAAATTACACAATGAACTTGGAAACAG ATGGTCAGCCATAGCTGCAAAATTACCAGGAAGATCGGACAACGATATCAAAAACCAATGGCATGCTCATCTTAAGAAACGTGCGAATATAATATCATCAACGTCAACGGAGCAATTTACTGAATCTTCACAGTTTGTAAAATCTCAAAATGAACACTCTTCTAATTATAAAGTTTCAGAACAGGAAGCTGGCTGTGATATGAAAGAGTTGCAATCTGCTAGTGTTAATGCCGTTGACACTTCAGTAGAGGTTTCATCAAGTGATTTATATTCGAGTTGTTCCCTTTTAAATGGAATGGATTGGATTGAAGAAGATCATATCAGGTCAATGGAAAAACTTCCAGCAGATTTCTTGAACTTTTGTTGGACAAATCCCATCGACAATTTTCAGACAGAACCCTTTGACAATTTTCAGACAGAACCCTTAGACCATTTCTGGAGACAACCATTCTTTTAA
- the LOC107772310 gene encoding transcription factor MYB63-like isoform X2: protein MVRTPCVDKHGIKRGEWSKEEDNKLRAFVEKNGHPNWRQLPKYAGLLRCGKSCRLRWMNYLRPGLKKGNYSNEEEELIIKLHNELGNRWSAIAAKLPGRSDNDIKNQWHAHLKKRANIISSTSTEQFTESSQFVKSQNEHSSNYKVSEQEAGCDMKELQSASVNAVDTSVEVSSSDLYSSCSLLNGMDWIEEDHIRSMEKLPADFLNFCWTNPIDNFQTEPFDNFQTEPLDHFWRQPFF from the exons ATGGTGAGAACTCCTTGTGTTGACAAGCATGGAATTAAAAGAGGCGAATGGAGTAAAGAAGAAGACAACAAACTAAGAGCTTTTGTGGAAAAAAATGGTCATCCGAATTGGCGCCAATTGCCTAAATATGCTG GTCTATTGAGATGTGGGAAAAGCTGCAGACTGAGATGGATGAATTACTTGAGGCCCGGTTTGAAGAAAGGCAATTATAGCAATGAAGAAGAGGAGCTCATTATTAAATTACACAATGAACTTGGAAACAG ATGGTCAGCCATAGCTGCAAAATTACCAGGAAGATCGGACAACGATATCAAAAACCAATGGCATGCTCATCTTAAGAAACGTGCGAATATAATATCATCAACGTCAACGGAGCAATTTACTGAATCTTCACAGTTTGTAAAATCTCAAAATGAACACTCTTCTAATTATAAAGTTTCAGAACAGGAAGCTGGCTGTGATATGAAAGAGTTGCAATCTGCTAGTGTTAATGCCGTTGACACTTCAGTAGAGGTTTCATCAAGTGATTTATATTCGAGTTGTTCCCTTTTAAATGGAATGGATTGGATTGAAGAAGATCATATCAGGTCAATGGAAAAACTTCCAGCAGATTTCTTGAACTTTTGTTGGACAAATCCCATCGACAATTTTCAGACAGAACCCTTTGACAATTTTCAGACAGAACCCTTAGACCATTTCTGGAGACAACCATTCTTTTAA